TTGGCTTCTCACGGTATCTGCAACAGGGCGCCGGGATCTGAAGCCAAGAGGTGTTCTGCCGATCCACCATAAACCCCTTCCACCACACCAGCGAGGGCCGGGCCGGGGCGACGGGATGTCAGCCGCCGAGAGccccggcgcggccgccgagagGCTCAGGCGCCATGACTCGCTCTACGGCGACGCCGAGAAGGTCTCCCACGACAAGTACCACGGCTCCGGGGTCAGGATCTCTCTCAAGCGTCACGCTGTTGCTGTCAGCTCGTTCTCTTCGCGCGCCGGCCTGTTCTTTCATAGGCATGACGGTGACACTGCTGACACGATCGCACGGGTGGCGCGTGGCGCGTGCAGGGCAGCTGGGCGCGGACGCTGATGCTGGCGTTCCAGAGCATCGGCGTCGTGTACGGCGACATCGGGACGTCGCCGCTGTACGTGTACTCGAGCACGTTCCCGGGCGGCATCCGCCACCCCGACGACCTCCTCGGCGTGCTCTCGCTCATCCTCTACACCCTCATCCTCATCCCCATGCTCAAGTACGTCTTCGTCGTTCTCCACGccaacgacgacggcgacggtgaGCTTATTGATAATCTTGTCCAGCCGATCGAAGCAACAATGTCGTCCTAGTGTCAAGTGATCAACATGGTTTCATGCATGaataaaaaaacaacaacaaacaaacaaacaggaGGAACGTTTGCGCTGTACTCGCTGATCTCGCAGTACGCCAAGATCAGGATGATCCCGGACCACCAGACCGAGGACGCGACCGTGTCCAACTACAGCGTCGACACGCGGCTGCGGAGGGCGCAGCGGCTCAAGGAGAAGCTCGAGTCCAGCAACGCGGCCAAGATCGGGCTCTTCACCATCACCATCCTCGGCACCTCCATGGTCATGGGCGACGGAACCTTGACGCCAGCCATCTCTGGTACGTGCACCTACGGAGATGGCAATAATTAATAAAGTCCAATAATGCTACTAATCTGCTGCTGATGGATCTGTTCGTGCAGTGCTCTCGGCAGTGAGTGGGATCAGGGAGAAAGCGCCCAACTTGACACAATGTACGCATGCTGCAGCTTTCAGATACCAACTGATTAACTTGTGAGCGTGCTTAACTACGCCATGGAAAATGACTATTAGCTTCTGAATGTCGGTTTTGCTGCAGTGCAAGTGGTGTGGATCTCGGTAGCCATCCTGTTCGTGCTCTTCTCGGTGCAGCGCTTCGGCACCGACAAGGTGGGCTACTCCTTCGCGCCCATCATCTCGGTGTGGTTCCTCCTCATCGCCGGCACCGGGATGTACAACCTCGCCGTGCACGACGCCACCATCCTCCGGGCCTTCAACCCCATGTACATCGTCCAGTACTTCAGCAGGAACGGCGAGGAGGCCTGGGTCTCGCTCGGCGGCGTCATCCTCTGCATCACAGGTATGTGTGTCTTCAGAGTTCAGATGGATCTATCTGTTTTCGAACAGTTTTTGACACAAACCCTGTTGTTGTTCTATTGATCTAACGTCTATTTGCAATGTCATTTGGAAACAGGCGCGGAGGCCATGTTTGCGGATCTCGGCCATTTCAACATCAGGGCCATTCAGGTACCAGCAGCCATTGTTTCAGTGTTTCACTCTTCAGTTGCCGGGGGCCGGAACATCTCGTTAATTAGCTGTTACAGTATAGTTAATCCTACCAAGTTATTCGCTCGCTCTTGCAGATCAGCTTCACCTGCATCCTCTTCCCCTCCGTCGCACTTTGCTACATGGGTCAGGCGGCCTACCTGCGCAGATTTCCTGAAAACGTCGCCGACACCTTCTTCAAGTCCATCCCAGGTACTATGGCCGAATGATCAATGGCTGCCTGTTCGCGAGATTCCCAGTAACTACTCCAGTAAGcaattatttgcaaaacttatgCCAAGGCTGCAGACGTAATAAGCTAATTAAAACAATAATGCAGAGCCGATGTTCTGGCCGGTGTTCGTGGTGGCGATCATGGCGGCCATCATCGCGAGCCAGGCCATGCTGTCCGGCGCGTTCGCCATCCTGTCCAAGGCGCTGTCGCTGGGCTGCTTCCCGCGGGTGGAGGTGGTGCACACCTCCAGCAAGTACGAGGGCCAGGTGTACCTCCCGGAGGTGAACTTCCTGATCGGCGCCGCCAGCGTGGCCGTCACGCTGGGGTTCCAGACCACGGCCAACATCGGCAACGCGTACGGCATCTGCGTCGTGACCGTCTTCTCCATCACGACGCACCTGATGGCCGTGGTGATGCTGCTCGTGTggcgcacgccggcggcgctggtggccgCCTTCTACGTCGTCTTCGGCCTCGCCGAGTTCGTCTACCTCTCGTCCATCCTCTCCAAGTTCGCCGACGGCGGCTACCTGCCCTTCTGCTTCTCGCTGGTGCTCATGGGGCTCATGGCGGCGTGGCACTACGTCCACGTCCTGCGCTACTGGCACGAGGTGGACCGCGCGCtgcccgcggcggagctcgccgccgtgctgGCGCGGCGCGACGTGCGCCGGGTgcgcggcgtcggcctgctctACTCAGAGCTCGTGCAGGGGATCCCGCCCGTGTTCCAGATCCTGGTGGACAAGATCCCCTCCGTGCACGCCGTCTTCGTCTTCGTCTCCATCAAGCACCTCCCCGTCCCGCGCGTCGCGGCGCCGGAGCGCCTCATCCTCCGCCGCGTCGGCCCCGTCGGCCACCGCGTCTTCCGCTGCGTCGCGCGCTACGGCTACACGGACACGGTGGAGGGCCACAGGGAGTTCGCCGCGTTCCTCCTCGACCACCTCAAGGTGTTCGTCCGGGAGGAGGCCGCCTtcggcgacggcgtcggcggccgcacgcagacggcggcggcggcggtcgagcaGGAGCAGCGGTTCATcgacgcggaggcggcgcgcggggtggTGTACCTGATGGGGGAGGCCAcggtgacggcggcgccggggtcgTCGTGGGCGAAGCGGGTGGTGGTGAACAACGTGTACGGCTTCCTCCGGAAGAACCTCCCGGAGAGCCACAAGGCGCTGTCCGTCCCCAAGGACCAGCTGCTCAGGGTCGGCGTCACCTACGAGATCTGAGCCGGTCGTCTCTTCTCAATTCCTACCTACCTAGGCCTTGTTTCCCTGTGCTAGCTAGCTCGCTCCTTGTTCTTCGATCTCATGGCGTGCTTCCAGCAGTTGGAGACTTGGAGTGACTGTTCATCAATCTCTTGTGCACAATGTATTTGCATGAGTAGTAGCTAGTAATAGTTGTCTCTGTTGCAAATTGCCAACATCTGCGGTGCGCAAGCCGGCCATTGCTTCAGTGCTCGCAGATCACAATAGCCAATTAGACATGGAGAGAATCAGAGAAATGCATGGTGAACACAAAAATCACTGCAAAAACTGACGTTCCTTTCTGGTAAACTGTACTCCATTCACGCACAGAGGCTTCGCTTCATTCATGCCGTCCCTTTCAGTAGTTGTCCTGCAGAAACTGTAAATATATCTGCGCCTTGTCCTTTCTCTTGTCTGTTAATATTCAGAAGGATGCAGGCCTCAGCTGAAACCGTTGAGCCACAAAGCTGCTGAACCAGGGGGACGCCAGCATAGGGCAGTCCGGATAACGGCTTTGGCTCTTTGTTTGTACTGTATTCGGTGTCACCGAATGAGCCAGGCCCTCCCTTCATTATCAGCAAACAGTGCTGGGCTCCCGGGGGAAAAGAAACTCGGCCACAGTTTGCTCCAGAGTGAGTGATGACCAGACCCAGCACACTTCCTAATGATTTGTTATGTGCAGCCAGTTAATGACACCGTGGACGCGCTCAATTGAATCCAATTTGAACAAATGATAGTCCCCTCATGGCTTCCATCCTCTCACTAGCAGTGATCACCACAGAGACACAGAAGCACCCGCTACTGATGGGTTTTGGTAGTAAGAACTTAATAAAACCCGGACGAAATCGAAAAGCTGTAGATGCTATAAGATCAAATCCTAACAATATCATCAAATAACCGACAGATTTAAAGTCACGGTAGAACTTGAACCTTGCTATTCACCGTGATCACTAGATGGCGCCAAATCGGGGAACGATCATTTGACATACACTTCAGCCTCTTCTGGTAACACAGCTTCTGCATTGGAAGACATGACGTAGAACTCTTCAAACCTTCAGGAAACTCCAAATACTAAAACAAAGGCGGATCTCACAGTTGCACCAAAGAGAGGAGGTTGATACCACGGCAAGCCGGATATAAAAACTGCGGCCAACTTTGTCTCTTCTCCCGGATCTCACAGTTGGCATCCTCCCTTGTACCGACGAGCCGTCTCCTGCCTGCTCTTCACACAGATCGCCTCGATTTTATTCCTCCGTCTGATTGCGACATCATCTCGAGAAAACAACGTTATCAATTTACC
This window of the Panicum virgatum strain AP13 chromosome 1K, P.virgatum_v5, whole genome shotgun sequence genome carries:
- the LOC120654618 gene encoding potassium transporter 19-like, which codes for MSAAESPGAAAERLRRHDSLYGDAEKVSHDKYHGSGGSWARTLMLAFQSIGVVYGDIGTSPLYVYSSTFPGGIRHPDDLLGVLSLILYTLILIPMLKYVFVVLHANDDGDGGTFALYSLISQYAKIRMIPDHQTEDATVSNYSVDTRLRRAQRLKEKLESSNAAKIGLFTITILGTSMVMGDGTLTPAISVLSAVSGIREKAPNLTQLQVVWISVAILFVLFSVQRFGTDKVGYSFAPIISVWFLLIAGTGMYNLAVHDATILRAFNPMYIVQYFSRNGEEAWVSLGGVILCITGAEAMFADLGHFNIRAIQISFTCILFPSVALCYMGQAAYLRRFPENVADTFFKSIPEPMFWPVFVVAIMAAIIASQAMLSGAFAILSKALSLGCFPRVEVVHTSSKYEGQVYLPEVNFLIGAASVAVTLGFQTTANIGNAYGICVVTVFSITTHLMAVVMLLVWRTPAALVAAFYVVFGLAEFVYLSSILSKFADGGYLPFCFSLVLMGLMAAWHYVHVLRYWHEVDRALPAAELAAVLARRDVRRVRGVGLLYSELVQGIPPVFQILVDKIPSVHAVFVFVSIKHLPVPRVAAPERLILRRVGPVGHRVFRCVARYGYTDTVEGHREFAAFLLDHLKVFVREEAAFGDGVGGRTQTAAAAVEQEQRFIDAEAARGVVYLMGEATVTAAPGSSWAKRVVVNNVYGFLRKNLPESHKALSVPKDQLLRVGVTYEI